The Rhodothermus marinus DSM 4252 DNA segment CGTCACTTCGATCAGATGATAGCCGAAGCGGGTTTCGATCGGTCCCACCACCCGGCCGATCGGCGCCGAAAAGGCCGCCTCTTCGAAGGGCTCGACCATACGGCCGCGGCCGAACCAGCCCAGGTCGCCGCCGCGCCGGGCGCTGCCGGGATCGTCGGAATGTTCACGGGCCAGCGTGGCAAAGTCGGCGCCCTGTTCCAGCTGGCGCTTCAGTTCCAGCGCTTCCTGACGCGCCTGCCGGCGGGCTTCTGCGTCGCCTTCCGGCGCCCGGATCAGGATGTGCCGCGCCCGGATGACGGTTTCTTCCGAAGGCCGCACCGCCCGGATCTTGACCAGGTGGGCCAGTCCGCCGGCTACGACCGGCCCCACCACTTTGCCCGGCTGCGGATCGTCGAAGACGACGTCGCCGAGGGCCGGGTCCAGTTCATCCCGACGGAAGAAGGCGTCCGTGAAGGGACGCTCCGACGCGTAGCGGGCCAGAAAGAGCGAGTCGTTTTCGGTCTGCGCAAAGCGTTCCTTGAGCCGGTTCAGCTCTTCCAGCACCTGTAAGGTATCCTCGGCGGTAGGATTCTTGGGCAGGGCAACGTAGACGACCCGGTAGGTGCGCTTGCGCTTGAAATCGTCCCGGTGCTCGTTGTAGTAGCGGCGCAGGTCGCTTTCGGTCACCGTCACGGAGTCGTCCGGCACTTCGGCGTAGCGAAGCGCGACGTAGCGCGCGTCGGCCCGGAGCGTGCGCCGCCGATACTCTTCTTCCACTTCCTGGTCGGAGACGTGAACGGTCGCCAGCAGAAGCTGCTCCAGCTTCTGACGGGCACGCTCGGCCCGCAGGTATTCTTCCAGCCGGATCCAGTCTTCACGGGCGGCCGGATTGTCGATGAAGTTCTGGAGCAGCGCCCGGTTGACGTTGCCGTTTTCGTCGCCGAAGTAAGCTTTGATGATGGGGTGGGGGTTGTCGCCCAGCACCATCTGCACGACTTCGTCGTCGGTCACGGTGATGCCCAGGCGCTCCATGGCCTGCTGGCGCAGGCGCTCCTCGACGAGCGCGTTGAAGACCTGCTCCCGGATCAGGTCACTCATCTGAGGCGTCGGCGCCTCGCCCGTCTGCTGCTGATAGGCCTGCATCTGGGCCTCGACGGCCCGGACGTACTCCTGATACGAGATGGGATCGCCGTTGACCTCGGCGATGGTATCCCCGGTGCGCCCGACCACGTCGAACGCGCCCGAATCCTGCAGCACCCAGATGATGCCGAAGGAGATCACCAGAATCCACAGAATGACTCCGGTGTTCTCCCGGAGTTTGTTCATCACACCCATGCGCGCAAACTCGGTTTGGTTGGCTCCCTCGCGAAAAACAAGCGGAAGTTAACAAAAAGAAAGGCACAGCCCAAGCGAAAAAAGCGGCCGCGCCACCTGCGGTGAAACGGCACCCGGGAGGATTTGTTCGACGACTCAGGCCACGCGGGAGCGGACGCGCTGCAGCTCGGTGCGCAGCGTCAGCAGGGTTTTCCCCAGGATCTGCGAGATGCGCGCTTCGGTGAGTCCGAGCAGCTGGGCGATTTCGCGCAGCGTCAGGTTTTCGTAGTAGTAGAGGGCCAGAATGTTCTGCTCGCGTTCGGGAAGGCGCTGGATGAGTTTGGTGACGTACTCGATCAGCGAAGCGCGGTCGATGTCTTCGAGTTGCTTTTCGGCGTCCTCGTTGGGGATGGTCTCCAGCACGCTCTGGTCGCCGTCTTCGCCGACGGTTTCCTGCAGGGAAAGCGCAAAGCGCCGCTGGGCGTCGGTCAGCAGCGTGTAGTATTCCTGAAGGGAGATGCCGAGGTAGTCGGCCACATCCTGATCCTCGGGTTCGCCGCCGAGCGTTTGGCGGAGCGTTTCGATGGCCTGTTGCAGCTCGGCAAGTTTGCGGCGGCGCTCGCGGGGCAGGGCGTCGATCGAGCGCAGGTAATCGACGAGAGCTCCGCGGATACGCCCGTAAGCATAGGAAACGAAGGGGGTGCCGCGTTCCGGATCGTAGCTATCGAGTGCCTGTAGCAGCCCCATGAGGCCCACGTTTTCCAGGTCCTCACGGGTGACGAGCGGGTGATCGGGCACGCTCAGACGTCCGACCATGGAGCGTACCAGCGGGACGGCTGCCAGCACGACGGCCTCGCGGTTGGCCGACGAAGGATCGGCCACATACTGCTCAACGAGGCGTTGCAGGTCGTATTTCATGGCTCAGCCACGTTCGGACGTTACGCAGCAGCCGGTGCGGTCATGCGGGAGGCATGCTCAGAGGTGTCCGCTTCAGCCCGGTCGGAGCTGTTTTCTTCGGCCGACTCATCCGCTTCGGTTCGGGGGGGCGCCAGCGTCAGAATCCACCGGATCGCCACATAGCCCACCTGCAACACCAGAAAAGCACCCAGTCCCGTCAGAGCGGCTGTCAGCAGCGCACGATCCAGCGAGGCAAACCGCCAGAGCTGCAGGAAAAGCACGAACACACTCAGAAGACCGCTGATGTAGGTGAACAGGCTCTGCATGACTCCCGACAATTACTGCTGTTACTTCGGCAACGCATGAACCGGTCAAACAAGATGCATGCCATGCAGGGTCAGGAGGTGAGGCAGGAGGCGGGTTGTTCGACGACGCCGCGCACAAGCGCCTCGGCCAGCCGCTGAAAGGCGTTGCGTACGGGGCCGGGCGACTGCACGGCCGGCTGCTGACGGTGTACGCTTTGCCGCACCTGGACGGAAAAAGGTACCCAGCCCAGGTACATCGGCTGGTGGTGCAGAAAGTGGTGGGTGAGTTCGGCAAAGCGGTCGGCCACGCTCCGGGCTTCGGCCTCGGTGTCGGCAAAGTTGACCACGCAGCCCAGCGGGTAGTGGGGAGCGCGTTGCCAGAGCAGCTTGCAGAGGCGGTAGGCGTCGGCAATGGCCGTGGGCTCGCCCACGATGACCAGCAGGCCCAGCTGGGCGCGGTCGAGCGCCCAGCGCACCGGCCCCTCGGTGCCGGCCGGCGCGTCGATCAGGACGAATGTGTGCGTGTGGCGCAGCTCTTTCAGGAGCCAGTCGAGCGTCCGGTACAGCGCTTCGTGGTGGCCGTCGGCCTGGCCGGGTTCGGCCACGGCCTGCACCAGCGTAAAGCCCGAGCGGGTCGGATGCAGCACGTCGTCCAGTTCGACCCGTCCGAGGGCCAGGTCCAGCACGCTGGCCAGAGGCGTTTCGTTGAGCAGGATGCCGCAGGCGCCCTGCCCGAAGTCGGCGTCGAGCAGCGCCACGCGCTCGCCCATCACGGCCAGCGTTTCGGCCAGGTTGACGGCGGTGACGCTTTTGCCCACGCCACCTTTCCCGCTGACGATGGCGACAACCGTGGAACGACGTTTCATAGGCCTTGCGTGTCAGAGCCGGAGCAGGTGTTCGATGAAGGCGACCGGGGAGAACGCTTCGAGGCTGTCGGGCACGCGGGCGCCGCGCGAGACGCAGACGACCGGGCAGGCCAGCGCCACCAGCCAGTCGTAGAGGCGTCCGACCCGACGCACCTCGTCCAGGTGGGTCAGCACCAGTGCGTCCGGTGCCAGCGGCAGCCGTCGGATCCAGTCCGG contains these protein-coding regions:
- a CDS encoding peptidylprolyl isomerase, which translates into the protein MGVMNKLRENTGVILWILVISFGIIWVLQDSGAFDVVGRTGDTIAEVNGDPISYQEYVRAVEAQMQAYQQQTGEAPTPQMSDLIREQVFNALVEERLRQQAMERLGITVTDDEVVQMVLGDNPHPIIKAYFGDENGNVNRALLQNFIDNPAAREDWIRLEEYLRAERARQKLEQLLLATVHVSDQEVEEEYRRRTLRADARYVALRYAEVPDDSVTVTESDLRRYYNEHRDDFKRKRTYRVVYVALPKNPTAEDTLQVLEELNRLKERFAQTENDSLFLARYASERPFTDAFFRRDELDPALGDVVFDDPQPGKVVGPVVAGGLAHLVKIRAVRPSEETVIRARHILIRAPEGDAEARRQARQEALELKRQLEQGADFATLAREHSDDPGSARRGGDLGWFGRGRMVEPFEEAAFSAPIGRVVGPIETRFGYHLIEVTGRSNVEVQIADLAMRLAPSLATLNRIQERMEDLAYYAEESGDFEGEAQRMGLQVQEMRVEEDQQFLPGIGQSRAILNFLAGADEGDVSQVIELDDRFIVLQLVEVIPEGYRSFEEVREEIRPRVLLEKKKEVQVARMRRALQQHGFDGLAEALGTTVQTVTQLSYNQTLIPGLGREPRFIGTVFGLQEGTTSGVVEGENAAFVVQLTKLYEPPPLGEQMREQIRQQLLNQRRQQVLTQWLAALREQADIKDYRRRFEL
- a CDS encoding sigma-70 family RNA polymerase sigma factor, whose protein sequence is MKYDLQRLVEQYVADPSSANREAVVLAAVPLVRSMVGRLSVPDHPLVTREDLENVGLMGLLQALDSYDPERGTPFVSYAYGRIRGALVDYLRSIDALPRERRRKLAELQQAIETLRQTLGGEPEDQDVADYLGISLQEYYTLLTDAQRRFALSLQETVGEDGDQSVLETIPNEDAEKQLEDIDRASLIEYVTKLIQRLPEREQNILALYYYENLTLREIAQLLGLTEARISQILGKTLLTLRTELQRVRSRVA
- a CDS encoding MinD/ParA family ATP-binding protein, with amino-acid sequence MKRRSTVVAIVSGKGGVGKSVTAVNLAETLAVMGERVALLDADFGQGACGILLNETPLASVLDLALGRVELDDVLHPTRSGFTLVQAVAEPGQADGHHEALYRTLDWLLKELRHTHTFVLIDAPAGTEGPVRWALDRAQLGLLVIVGEPTAIADAYRLCKLLWQRAPHYPLGCVVNFADTEAEARSVADRFAELTHHFLHHQPMYLGWVPFSVQVRQSVHRQQPAVQSPGPVRNAFQRLAEALVRGVVEQPASCLTS